The following are from one region of the Paenibacillus sabinae T27 genome:
- a CDS encoding HD-GYP domain-containing protein has product MSFEHLSGKKVKFDIVNKNGAVLVPADSVLNSDTLRLLQQHEVNPFDVVVHAEKEAPAHESPSKLIQEAAQYSKHLFDRLNYDRKVPLIEIKNQFIPVVRQISRHPDLFELFESVKAKDEYTHQHNIGVGVLSTMIGQWLNLEESELALLSLAATLHDIGKVRIPQELLLRPGKLTKEEFEEMKRHTIYGYEILKGTIGLSPRVMLVALQHHERLDGSGYPLHLKKGEIDFFSQIVAVADVFHAISSRRPYHDPMPFYKVVTLMRQGSFGELNPEIVSLLLDKFIYAMLGRQVLLSDGRVAEVIHINSFDDLHPLVKIEDSLLDLSRNRDIQIVQILG; this is encoded by the coding sequence ATGTCTTTCGAACATTTATCGGGTAAAAAAGTGAAATTCGACATTGTGAACAAAAATGGCGCGGTGCTGGTGCCCGCAGATTCGGTCCTTAACTCGGATACGCTCCGTTTGCTTCAGCAGCATGAGGTCAACCCTTTCGACGTTGTTGTACATGCTGAAAAAGAGGCTCCTGCCCATGAATCTCCTTCGAAGTTGATCCAAGAGGCTGCTCAATATTCCAAACATTTGTTTGACCGGCTGAATTACGACCGGAAGGTGCCCCTGATCGAAATCAAGAACCAGTTTATCCCCGTGGTGCGCCAAATCTCCAGGCACCCCGATCTATTCGAACTGTTCGAGTCCGTCAAAGCCAAGGATGAATACACGCATCAGCATAACATCGGCGTAGGCGTGCTATCTACTATGATCGGGCAGTGGCTGAATCTGGAGGAATCGGAACTGGCGCTGCTGTCGCTGGCGGCCACCCTTCACGATATTGGCAAGGTCAGGATTCCGCAAGAGCTTCTGCTACGGCCGGGAAAGCTGACCAAAGAAGAATTCGAGGAAATGAAGCGGCATACGATCTACGGATACGAAATACTCAAAGGCACGATCGGGTTAAGTCCGCGGGTAATGCTTGTCGCTCTGCAGCATCATGAACGGCTCGACGGTTCCGGGTATCCTTTGCATCTGAAAAAAGGGGAGATCGATTTTTTCAGCCAGATCGTCGCGGTTGCGGATGTGTTCCACGCGATTTCGTCCAGGCGGCCGTATCATGATCCAATGCCTTTTTACAAGGTTGTCACCTTGATGCGCCAAGGCTCGTTTGGAGAGCTGAATCCGGAAATTGTATCCCTTCTACTGGATAAATTCATCTATGCCATGCTGGGAAGACAAGTGCTGCTGTCGGACGGCCGGGTGGCGGAAGTGATTCATATTAACTCTTTTGACGACTTGCACCCCTTGGTTAAAATAGAAGATTCCCTGCTTGATCTAAGCCGGAACCGGGACATTCAAATCGTGCAAATCCTGGGATAA